The genomic window GCGGGTGGCCCGCCGCATCGATGCGGGAACGGTGTGGACCAACGGCTGGGGCGTCATCCGCGACCAGATGGAGGAGGGCGGCTTCAAACAGAGCGGTATCGGTCGCCTCAACGGGGTGCGTGCTCTCACTGAGTTCCAGGAGATCAAGCACCTGGTCCACACCGTGCGGTGACGACAGACGGGGGACGGCCGGCCCGAGTGTGCCGATACCCACAGTGATCGCGACTAGAAACTAGCTCTAGTGCTAGAGGTATATTTTTCTCATGCCGTCCCCCAATCACCGCCATGCGGCCACGCCGCTCACAGCACTGCGCTTCCTGCGCGCCCCCCGCACCTGGCTCCTGCCCACCGCACTGCTGTCGATCACCATCTTCGTGATCGCCATCGTGTTCGCGGGCAGCGTCGCCAACCCGCAGGCCGACCTGCGCGACGCACCCATCGGACTGGTCTCGCTCGACAAGGGCGCCCAGGTCAACGGCATCCAGCAGAACCTCGGCACGCAGGTGGTCGCCGGGATTGTCGCCCAGGAACAGCAGCCGCAGGACGCGGTCCTGTGGAAGACCTACGACTCCCTTGAAGCCGTCAAGACCGCCATCGGCAAGGACCAGCTGTTCGCCGCGGTCGTGCTGCCCGAGGACTACACCAGTCGCATGCTCTCTCTGGTCAGCGCCGCCCCGCAACGCCCCGAAGTGACCGTGCTTACCAACCACGGCGCCGGAAGCATGGCCTCGTCGATCGGCAACGAGATCGCCGAGTCCGCCGTTCGCGGCGGATCCGCATACGCCGCAGGAATCCTGTCGCAGCAGGCACAGAGCACCGGCGCGACGATCGCCGCCGCCAACGCCCTCCTGCTCGCCGACCCCATCACCATCTCCGAACAGCAGGGCACCCCGCTCGGCGAACGCACCGGTATGGGCATGACGGCGTTCTTCTACGCCATGCTGCTGATGATGATCGGGTTCCTCGGCGCCAACCTGATCAACGCCATGGTCGACGCCGACCTCGGATTCAACGCCTCCGACCTCGGCCCGGTACGCCAGGTCAAACTGCCGGAACTGATCAGCCGCCGCCAGACCCTGCTCGCCAAATGCCTGGTGATGGTCGCCGCAGCGGTAGTGGGCGCGACCGCCATCATCGCCGCCGGCACCCTGGCACTGAACCTCGACCTGCCGCACACCGCCCTGCTGTGGGTCTACAGCGTCGCCGGCATCAGCGCCATCGGCATCGGCACCCTGGTCGTCCTTTCACTGTTCGGCGCCATCGGCACCATCGCAGCCATGGTCTTCTTCGTCGCCGGCGCCATCCCGGTCTCCGGCGGAGCCGTCCCACTGCAGGTGATGCCCGCCTTCTGGCGCACCCTCGGCGAATTCGCACCCATCCGGGCACTCGTCGACGGCGTCCGCGCCATCATCTACTTCGACGCCCAAGGCGATGCCGGCCTGAACCGAGGCTGGGCCCTACTGCTCACCGGCCTACTGATCAGCCTGATCCTCGGCTTCGGCGGACTGACCTGGTACGACCGCAAAGGCATGCACCGCATCCACCCGCACGCGATCACTCGCATCCGGGAATTCCTGCACGCCGGCCACCACCTGCACCGGCCGGCCACCGAAGACGCCGCTCACGCGCCGGTGCTCGCCACGCCATCGGCGGCCCGGGGCCTCGACTGACCGGCCCCAGAACCGGTGACGCCCGGCTGCTGGACCGTCCCGTCCGAGGCGGCCGGGCGTCACCCACCCTTCAATCGACCGCTGCAGGCGACCTCGGCTGACACCGGCCCGGGCTTGCCCACTGGATAGAATGGCCGACCGTGACCGCTGCGGAAATGCCTGAAGAACTCACCCGGCTGGTCTGGACCCTTCACCGTCGACTCATCCAATCGCAGCGGCCCCCCACCGGCGAGAACGTGCGGCCGCCGGCTCAAGTAGAGCTGCTGCGCCTGGTGGCCGCGGAACCCGGAATCACCGTCCGGCAGGCGGCAGCAGCTTTGCGCATGCAGGCCCACAACGTCAGTAGCCTCGTCACTGTCCTGGTCAAGGACGGCTACTTCACTCGGGTCCCCGACCCCGCGGATCGCAGATATGTACAGCTGCACCCCACCGCGAAAATGCATGCGGCCACGCACGAGACGGACACAACTCTGTACGCCGGCGTGGCTCAGGCGCTGGCAGGCATGCCTGGCGATTCAGTGCGAATCATTACAGACGCACTTCCTGAGCTCTGGAAACTCGCCGAGAGGCTCGCGCCCTCACAAGACTGACACGCGATCGGCCCTCGGTGGGCTCCAATCCAATCAGGCTCCATCCTCGTCGGCGACCAATGGCAATGCGACACCGTTGGCGACTTGCCGGCTCCGCGCGCCGGTGGCCGATTTATTTAGCTAAGCGAGTCTTCAGAACCAAATGAGGTAAGGGTAGAACGGTCGATGGAGGCCGTCGCGGGAAATGTGGACCGGCGCGCACTGTAACCGTGAAGCTTAGATACATCGCAGTCTTTAGTTTATTCATTAAAATGCACAAAATTGCCAGCGTCTGCCCGGAGCATCGGCATCCCGCAGAACTGAGAACAAGCAGACGTCGCTGCGGCGAGCCGTCGTGCGCCGATCCGAAACACGAGGTAACGACCGTGTCCATCGAACCCACCACAGCCTCGGCGGGCACCCGGCACCGCCCGGCCGCCACGTGGATGCGGCGCGGTGCGGTAACGGCGGCGATCGTGCTGTTCACCGTTGAACTCGTGCTGGGCTGGCCGTCGCTGTCAGCAGCGCTGTCGCAGCTACGCGCCCCGCATCCGGGATGGCTCGCCGGCGCGGTAGCCGCCGCACTGGTCTCCATGGCCATGTACGCGCGCATGCAACGCCGCCTGCTTCTCTCCGCCGGCTTGCACGTCCCGCTCTACCGCAACGTCGCCCTCGCCTACGCCGCCCACTCCCTCAACGAGACCCTGCCCGGCGGCCCTGCGTTCTCCACCCAGTTCAACTACCAGCAGCTGCGCCTTTTCGGCGCCACCCCTGCCATCGCCACCTGGTGCATTGCGCTGTCCGGCATCCTGTCCACGACCGCCCTCGCCCTCATCACCGCCGCCAGTGCGCTGATCTCCGGCGGCACCCCACGGTGGTACAGCCTCGCCGCCTTGATCGCTGTCACAGCCGCCGTGGTGCCCGGCGTCCTGCACATCACCCGTCGTCCCACCACGATGGAAGCCCTGGCCCGAGCCGTTCTCACCCCCATCAACCGCCTACGCCGCCACCCGGACGAGTCTGGCCTCGACCGCTTTCGCGGCTTCATCAGCCAGCTCGGATCCGCACGGCTCACCGCCGGGCACGGCGCCGCCGCTGCCGCATACGCCGTTCTCAACTGGGCGCTCGACGCCGTCTGCCTGTGGGTGTGCTTCCGAGCAGTCAGCGACAACCCCATCCACCCCGCCCCACTCCTGCTGGCCTTCTGCGCGGGTATGGCCGCCGGAACCATAACCGTCATCCCCGGCGGACTCGGTGTGATCGACAACGCCCTGATCTTTGGTCTCCTCGCAGCCGGCATAGACACCGCCACCGCGATCGCCGCCGTCGTGCTCTACCGGATCATCAGCTTCGGCCTCATCATCGGAGCCGGTTGGATCACCTGGCTCTTCATGCGCCGCCGCACCTCAGCGCTCTCCCATCACAGCGCCATCCATCAAGTGCGCGAGCTGACCAATCGGTTCCAATGATGTCCTGAACCAGTTGAGCTTGCAGCCTTGGCCGCTGACGATCGCCCGACGCCGGAGCAGCACTACGGCACGGTGCCGCCGAGCCGGTCAACGGCTGAACGTTAGCCAGCAGCATAGGCAGGCCACCAAGGGGTAGCTTCTCGACCGCGGCACCGGCCTCGGACCGCCGAGCGACACCGTTGCACCGCATCAGACGACGCGTATCTGTCCGAGTTCCTGCGTGCAGCGGGTGAGCGCTACGTACAGGCCGTTCCAGCCGCGTGGTTCACCGGCGATACCGTCCGGATCGACGAGCACTGTCGCATCCCACTCCAGGCCCTTGAACTGAGTCGCCGTCAGAACCGGCACGCTGTTCAGCGCGGCCCGCAGGCCGGCGATGCGCGCCTCCGGCGCGATGACACCGACCGTGCCACTGCTCCAGCGCTGTTGCAGTCGCTGAACTGCTTGGACCGTAGCATCCGTGAGCGCCGTCGGCGTGACAGCGAGATCCCAGGGAACGATTCCGGAGGAGCGCACGGCCCGCGGTGGTGCATTGAGGCTGCCAGCCTGCCGCAGCACCGGACCAGTGAGAACTACACGGGACCGGCGCCGATCTGCGGAGTCCGGTTCGCGAGCGACACGACGTGCGGCATCACCTCGGATGCAGGCGGTCGGCCTCGGCATTGATGATGTGTTCCTGGTCAAGTTCGCTGGTCTGACTGCCAGCGCCGCTTTCGACGGTGAGGGAAGCCGATGCAAGGCACGGATTCAACCGTGGCGACGGCCGACTTGTGGATATGCGTCGAGGTCGGTGATGAACCTGCGGCAGACATCAGCGCAGCTCGCGAGGGACGCCGCGGTGATGACGACCATACCGTCGCGGACGGCGACTCCGGCGCCGCGTATCTTGCGAGGAACTCCTTTCTCGACCTGTTTGGCGGTGAAATGCCCGAGGCCGTGGGCGATGGCGTTACGAACGAGAAAGCATGCTTCGAGGCGGTCCCAACCCGGAATATCGTGTAGATCGATGTAGTGACGCTGTTTGAGGAAATTCGTGACCTGGCTCCAGCTGCCGGGCACCGGCCGTGCCGTGTCACCGTCGAGTTCTCTGAGTAGAGCCTCGCCGAAGATCTCGACGATGCTGATCATGCGCAGCCAGCAGGCGGCGCGCTCCGCTGCGATGCCGTCTCCCGCGGGGCCGTCGATGATGCGGTGCCGCAGGTGATTCCATTTATACCCAGCCGCCGCCATCGTGTGCCGGGTAAAGGTACCTATGATGTCCTCGAGCGCGTTCTCGGCGAGTTGAAGCTGAACGGGTTCCGCCGTCACGACGATGCCAAGATCGCCGCGTGCAGGCCACTGTCGTCGCGGATGGCGTCGTAGGTCTCGTCGGAGATGGTGCGGTGCCGGCGCAGCTCCAGGGCGCAGGCCAGGTACCAGTTCGCCAACGCCGATGGTTCCTCGTCGAGTGCGCGGACGACGTCCTGGACCTCGAAAAGGTTCACGGCTGCGAGAGCGAGGGCGGCCTCCGCACGGACGGTAGGTTCGTAGCGTTGCCCCCGCTGCTCTTTCACCCAGTCGGTGAACGGCTGCGTATCGGTCAGGCCGATTTCTCGGATCGTCCGGATCAGGCAGAGCCTCTGCCAGCCGCTGAGACTGACGTCCGTGGTGAGCGATTCGACGATGCCAGTCACCGAGGAATGGTCGACCGAGGCCATCGCCCGTAGATAACGTAGGACGTACGGCGTCGTCGACGGCACGAACGCGACGATGTGCTCCACTTTCGCCATCACCTCGACGGCGCGTGACTCCGTCGGGTCGGACAGTCTGATCAGTGCGTGCCGGATGCGACGGGTGGCGGCCCGGTCGGCCTCCTGTAGATGGATCGGCAGCTCGATGCTGCTTCCCGCAGCGACCTCCCGCGGTGTCACGGTGGAATTCAACGTGTCGATCGCCCACGTGGGGTCGATGTCTGCGGTGGCGTCGACGTAGTCAGGAACGTGGTTCTCCTGCCAATAGGTGATGAACGTTGGGGTGCGAGTCTTGGCCTCATTAAGCACCAACCCGTTGTCGCGGGCGGCCGTGGTGAGGTCGTCGAGGGCACGTTTGGTGTCCTCGAACGTCTCCGCTGCGATCCGGAAATCGTCGTTGTACCGCCAGGCCGGCCATTGTTTGCGGCGGATGGCGCGCAGTATCCGGCTTGCGTAGAGGTCGGAGAGCCGGTCTGAGGGTTCAAGAAGTTGAGGGATTCCGTATCGGCGTCCCTGCACCTCGAGCAGAAGGTCGAGCAGACACGCGATGCTCTCGTGGTCGCTGGTTCGCAGCAGCAGTTCCCGGCCGAGGATGTCGTGGTCGATGTAGTCGTAGAACGATGCGAGGTCGGCCTTTACGACGTACTGGACGATCGCGTCCTCGGGCTGGAATAGAAACAACGGGCTGCTACGTGTGTCCGAGCGACGGTATTGAGTCTCGGCGTACCGCAGCGGGGCGACAGCGAAGGCCTGGTATGCCTCGTTGTTGCGGTCGTTCTCGTGCTGAGCTTTCGTCATGAGCAGATCGGTCAAGGCCCGATAGGTGACCCGCTCGGCGAAACCCCAGATAGCCACCGGCCGGCTGCCCGTCTCCGGCTTGGCAACAGCGACCACGAGTCCCCGGCAGGTGGTTAGCCCCGACTGCAGTTGGCCGGCCAGCCATCTGGCAAATACCTCCGCGCCCTCCCTCATTTCGTCCTGACCCGGTGACGACGGCATCAACGCCTCGGCGGCCGTGGCTTCCCGTCTGGCGGCCTCCGCCAACTCGAGTTGGGCGAGGATCTCGGAGGGCACGGGACGCATGCCGGTATGAGAACACACGGATGACCTGACCGGCAGCCCTCACCCTCTGTCGTGCTGCACCGCAGATAAAGATCGTCGCGCTTGACGTACCCCTACAGTGCCTGAGCGAAATCATTCCGATCGCAGTGTTGATCTTTCCCACTCCACTCGTCGCTTTCGAGGCGCAACAGATGGCACAACCATCGCATGTCGAGCATGGATGAAGATCCGCAACGAGGATTTGTGTTCGCCGACCTGACCCGGCACGGCTATTTGATCTTTCGTGCGCCGATTCTGTCGTAGGCGACCGGTACCGTCCCGCTGTCACTTACCCATACCGACATGAGCCTGCGCTGATCGCGGGATCATCATGCGCGCCAGAAAGGATCTACATGAACGCCGACCGTGACGATCAACTGAGTCAAGTGCTGGGAGCGGGAATCGAGTCATTCGACATCCCGGAGGATCAATTCAAGATCGCCGAAGACGCGTACCAAGCGATCTCCGACTACCTGCGCAGCTACTGGCCGAGCACCGGCGGAGCGATGTACCCGCAGGGATCCATGAAGCTGGGCACAGTGACCGCGCTGATCCACCGCAACGACGAGTACGACCTGGACGTGGTGTACCGGCGCGACCTCGACATGTCGCAAATCGCATCCGCGACCCTCAAGGCCGACCTCGGCGATGCGCTGGACCACTTCGCCAATGAGTGTCCCCAGTTGGAGCTCAAACTCGACGACGAGGGACGCCGCTGCTGGACCTTCGTCCACGATACGCTGCCGTTCCACCTCGACATCCTTCCGGCGATTCCCCGCCCTGATGCCGGACCCAACGGGATCTGGGCGACAGACACCGAAGGCCCCGAGTGGCACCCCTCGGCCCCCCTCGACTACGCGAACTGGTTTTTCGGCGTCCTGGACGACGAGTGGCGAGCCGGCGCGGCCTGGATCGCGGAACATCGGCAGATGGCGATCGACCGCCTGCCGCGTAACGCCTTCAAGACCACCTTGCAGCGCACGGTCCAAGCGCTCAAGCGGCACCGCGACTTCTACTTCATCGGTGACCCCGCCAACCGGCCTTCCTCGATCATCATCACGACCCTGGCCGCGTTGTCGTACGAGCCGGCCGGCGACCTTTTCACCGTCCTGTGCCACATCGTCGGCCAGATGCCCGACCACGTCGAATCCCGGTTCGGCAGGCACGTCATCGCCAACCCCGTGGCACCGGCTGAGAACTTCGCGGACCGGTGGATCGGGCATCCGATCCGCGCCCAGCGCTTCTTCCAATGGATCGAGGCGGCGCAACGCGACTTCACCGCGATCGGCGACGCCCAGAACATCGACGAGGTCCTGCGCCGGACCGAATTCGCGCTCGGGACCAGAGCCGCTGACGCCGCCAGACAAGAGCTGGCCACCGGGACGTCCAGCACACGGACGACGATGGTCACCACGCGGGTGCCCGCGGGAAACGACCGCTTCGCATGACCCAGGCCTGGAACCGCGGACTCACCGCCGAACGGGACCGCTTCCGCCGCGTTCTCGCCGTTGCCGGTTTCACCGGCGACGGCGCCACCGTCCGCGGCCCGCTGCGCTGGTATCCCTCTGACGGCGTCGCAGCGACCGCCACGATCGAGATAACCCTCACCGCCGCCTGGCCGTTCGGTCCGCCGCAGATCCGGGTTATCGACGCCGGTATCCCGCTTACACCTACCTTCCACCAGAACCACGACGGCTCGCTGTGCCTGTGGCCGGCCGAGACACCAGTGGAGAAGGCACCCTGGCGTGAGCCAGCGCTGCTCCTGAGCAAGGTAGCCGGCTGGTTGCACCAGACCGAAGCCGGCTGGCCAGACGACACCGCTTGCGACCTCGAGCGGTACCTGGCCGCTGATCCTCTGTTGCTGCTGCTCTACGACATGTCGTCGCTGACCATCACCCGCGGGTGCGTACGCACCCGCACCGAGACCGACGGCCGGGGCGTGACAGTCACCGATGAGAAGCGGCAGCCCCCGACCCAGCCCAGACGCCGCAAAGCCGGCGGAAAACCCGGCAACGCCCCGACCCCCGGCCGCCGATATCGGCGCCTGGCGTGGATCGCTGACATCGGCGAAATCGGCACACCGATAAGAGACTGGGCCTCGTTGTACCCACTCCTCGGTGCGGATGCGGCGGAGATCGCCCACCTCATCTCCATCGGCTCCGTGGAATTCCTGGTGTTGCACTACCGGCGATCCGGCGCCAGCGGGGTGCTCGCCTTGACGGTGCGCCCGCCGTCCAGCCTGGGCGCCACCATTGAGGTCCGCGCCTGCGAATCAGCCGACACCAGCACGACAACCCGGATGCTGCGGGCCGACCCGGCCGCCCACGACCTCGGCGTTCATCGGGTAGCAGTGGTCGGCGTAGGAGCCGTCGGCTCGTTCGTCGCCGACCTGCTGTTCCGGCACGGCGTGCAGAATCTCACGCTGCTCGACGGGCAGCTACTGCGACCCGGCAACCTTGTGCGCCACCTCGCGGGCAACAGCTGGGTCGGCTACCCGAAGACGCTCGCCGTCAAAGGCAAGCTGTCCACCATCGGCTTAGACACCACACACGTCGAACCCCGGCACGCGACACTCACCACGCCCGAGCAAGCTATCGCCCTGCTCCGCGAGCACGATCTCGTCGTCGACGCCTCCGCCGACCCGCGCGCCACCGCGTTGCTCGCCTGGGCCAGCGATATCGCCGGACGGCCCGTGGTTTCGGTCTGCGTGGAACGGCACGGCGGCATCATCCGGGTGGACCGCTTCCCGTTAAGAGGCGCGGAACGACACCACCCACCGGTTCGTGCCCGTGGCGAAGCCACCGGTGCCGAGCACGGCTGCGACGATCCCGTCTCCCTGACACCCCCTACGTCAGTGGTAGCCGCCGCCGAACTGGCCTGCCGGGCCACGATCGACGAACTCACCACAAGACACACGATGCCGGCGACCCTGCTTGAGATCATCGAACCGCAGGAAACTCCGTACGACGTTCGCGGCCTGAAACCGATACAGCGCGTACCCGGGCTGCCCCGGGCACTGCGCCGTATCGCCTAACCACACCGCACACCAGTGGAACCCGCAGGGCTGTTGCGTTCTCGGTCCTTGACCCGCTGAACAGGGATTTCGTGGGGTGATCGGCCTCTGTGGAGGCAGTGGAAGCGGGTGAAGCCCTCAAGGTGATCATGGAGTTCTTCACGCTGCACGACCACCGAGGAACTCCACCCGCCGATGGCATCATCTCTGATTCGCGCACTGACCGTGACAACCCCCGGCTCCGACACTCCACCATCACCGGTCACCGATAGTGAACACACCGGGCTCGCCGAAGCCCTGGGCCGGATTCCGGACCCGCGTAACCCGCACGGGACCCGGTATTCCCTGGTGGCGTTGCTGACAGTCGCGGTCTGCGCGGTCCTGGCCGGTGCCACCTCGTTCGCTGCGATCGCCGACTGGCTGTACGACCTCGACGAGCCCGACCAGGTCCGGCTCGGGTTCACCCGGGGCGTGCCGGCCGGCACGACGATGTGGCGGCTGCTGACCCGCCTCGACGCGAGTGTGGTCAGCACTGTTCTGGCCGGCTGGCTGCGGTCGCGGACACCGCCGGCACCCGCCCGGCCACGCCGCTATCGGACCGTGATAGCCGTCGACGGCAAGACCTTGCGGGGCGCCCGCCTGCCCGAGGGCCGCCAGGTGCATCTGCTGTCCGCGCTGGACACCAGCACCGGCATCGTCCTGGCCCAGGTCACCGTCGACACCAAAAGCAACGAAATCCCAGCCTTCACACCCCTGCTCACCGCCGTCGAAAACGTGCTGGGCAGCCTGACCGGGGTCCTGTTCGTCGCCGACGCGATGCATACCCAGACCGATCACGCCGAGCAGATCACCCGCCGCGGAGCACACCTGTTGCTGCAGGCGAAGGGGAACCAGCCCACCCTTCACACCCAGCTCAAGACCCTGCCGTGGGCGCAGATCCCGGTCGGTGACCGCACCCGCGACCGCGGGCACGGCCGTAAGGAGACCCGCACGGTCAAGGCCGTCACCCTGCACACCCCGGGCGGAATCGCCTTCCCGAAAGCCCAGCAGGCCGCCCGGATCACCCGGACCCGCACCATCGACGGCAAGACCAGCCGCGAGACCACCTACCTGATCACCTCCCTGAGCGCCGCCAACGCCCAGCCCACTGACCTGCAAAAATGGGCCAGGGCAGAGTGGTTGATCGAGAACCAGGTCCACAACGTCAGAGACGTCACTTTCCGTGAGGATCTTCACCAAGCCCGGACCGGCACCGGACCCGCCGTCATGGCCACCCTGCGTAACACCGCGATCGGCTGGCACCGCATCAACGGCGCCACCAACATCGCCCGCGCCAACCGACGCGCCGACCGCCGATCACACGACCTCATCACCGCCGTGACCAGCAGTTACCCCAGAACGCAATGACCCTGGTGGAACCCGGCGGTAGCGACCGCCCATTCAAGAGAAGAGTGCTTATCGATGAGCGGCAAGAAACCGCCACCGAACCGGGCGGTCGGCCCCATCGGTGAAACCCGGACCATTCCCGCGGCAACCGCGTTGCGGGTCTGGGTAGCCGCGGGCGGCCGATGCACGATGTGCAACCGGCTACTGGTCAAAGACGCGTTCACCGGCATGGACGTGTCCGTCGGACAACTCGCCCACATCGTTGGCTGGTCCACCCAGGACGGCTCACCTCGCGGTGACGACCCACTGCCGTCCGAGGCCCGCAACGACGAAGCGAACCTCATGCTCCTCTGCTACGACCAGCACCGGGTCATCGACGACAAGAGCCTCTGGGAGGTATTCGACAAGAACACCCTGCACGACATCAAGCGGCGCCACGAGCAACGCATCCAGCAGCTGACCGCGCTGGCTGTCGACGACCAGACAACGGTACTGCGGGTGATCGGCATGATCCGCGGGGCATGCGTCAGCGCGACCTCCCAAACAGTGGCGCAGGCCTTGCTGG from Actinoplanes derwentensis includes these protein-coding regions:
- a CDS encoding YhgE/Pip domain-containing protein encodes the protein MPSPNHRHAATPLTALRFLRAPRTWLLPTALLSITIFVIAIVFAGSVANPQADLRDAPIGLVSLDKGAQVNGIQQNLGTQVVAGIVAQEQQPQDAVLWKTYDSLEAVKTAIGKDQLFAAVVLPEDYTSRMLSLVSAAPQRPEVTVLTNHGAGSMASSIGNEIAESAVRGGSAYAAGILSQQAQSTGATIAAANALLLADPITISEQQGTPLGERTGMGMTAFFYAMLLMMIGFLGANLINAMVDADLGFNASDLGPVRQVKLPELISRRQTLLAKCLVMVAAAVVGATAIIAAGTLALNLDLPHTALLWVYSVAGISAIGIGTLVVLSLFGAIGTIAAMVFFVAGAIPVSGGAVPLQVMPAFWRTLGEFAPIRALVDGVRAIIYFDAQGDAGLNRGWALLLTGLLISLILGFGGLTWYDRKGMHRIHPHAITRIREFLHAGHHLHRPATEDAAHAPVLATPSAARGLD
- a CDS encoding ThiF family adenylyltransferase; the protein is MTQAWNRGLTAERDRFRRVLAVAGFTGDGATVRGPLRWYPSDGVAATATIEITLTAAWPFGPPQIRVIDAGIPLTPTFHQNHDGSLCLWPAETPVEKAPWREPALLLSKVAGWLHQTEAGWPDDTACDLERYLAADPLLLLLYDMSSLTITRGCVRTRTETDGRGVTVTDEKRQPPTQPRRRKAGGKPGNAPTPGRRYRRLAWIADIGEIGTPIRDWASLYPLLGADAAEIAHLISIGSVEFLVLHYRRSGASGVLALTVRPPSSLGATIEVRACESADTSTTTRMLRADPAAHDLGVHRVAVVGVGAVGSFVADLLFRHGVQNLTLLDGQLLRPGNLVRHLAGNSWVGYPKTLAVKGKLSTIGLDTTHVEPRHATLTTPEQAIALLREHDLVVDASADPRATALLAWASDIAGRPVVSVCVERHGGIIRVDRFPLRGAERHHPPVRARGEATGAEHGCDDPVSLTPPTSVVAAAELACRATIDELTTRHTMPATLLEIIEPQETPYDVRGLKPIQRVPGLPRALRRIA
- a CDS encoding RNA-directed DNA polymerase; translation: MRPVPSEILAQLELAEAARREATAAEALMPSSPGQDEMREGAEVFARWLAGQLQSGLTTCRGLVVAVAKPETGSRPVAIWGFAERVTYRALTDLLMTKAQHENDRNNEAYQAFAVAPLRYAETQYRRSDTRSSPLFLFQPEDAIVQYVVKADLASFYDYIDHDILGRELLLRTSDHESIACLLDLLLEVQGRRYGIPQLLEPSDRLSDLYASRILRAIRRKQWPAWRYNDDFRIAAETFEDTKRALDDLTTAARDNGLVLNEAKTRTPTFITYWQENHVPDYVDATADIDPTWAIDTLNSTVTPREVAAGSSIELPIHLQEADRAATRRIRHALIRLSDPTESRAVEVMAKVEHIVAFVPSTTPYVLRYLRAMASVDHSSVTGIVESLTTDVSLSGWQRLCLIRTIREIGLTDTQPFTDWVKEQRGQRYEPTVRAEAALALAAVNLFEVQDVVRALDEEPSALANWYLACALELRRHRTISDETYDAIRDDSGLHAAILASS
- a CDS encoding MarR family winged helix-turn-helix transcriptional regulator, translated to MTAAEMPEELTRLVWTLHRRLIQSQRPPTGENVRPPAQVELLRLVAAEPGITVRQAAAALRMQAHNVSSLVTVLVKDGYFTRVPDPADRRYVQLHPTAKMHAATHETDTTLYAGVAQALAGMPGDSVRIITDALPELWKLAERLAPSQD
- a CDS encoding ISAs1 family transposase, which encodes MASSLIRALTVTTPGSDTPPSPVTDSEHTGLAEALGRIPDPRNPHGTRYSLVALLTVAVCAVLAGATSFAAIADWLYDLDEPDQVRLGFTRGVPAGTTMWRLLTRLDASVVSTVLAGWLRSRTPPAPARPRRYRTVIAVDGKTLRGARLPEGRQVHLLSALDTSTGIVLAQVTVDTKSNEIPAFTPLLTAVENVLGSLTGVLFVADAMHTQTDHAEQITRRGAHLLLQAKGNQPTLHTQLKTLPWAQIPVGDRTRDRGHGRKETRTVKAVTLHTPGGIAFPKAQQAARITRTRTIDGKTSRETTYLITSLSAANAQPTDLQKWARAEWLIENQVHNVRDVTFREDLHQARTGTGPAVMATLRNTAIGWHRINGATNIARANRRADRRSHDLITAVTSSYPRTQ
- a CDS encoding nucleotidyltransferase domain-containing protein, translated to MNADRDDQLSQVLGAGIESFDIPEDQFKIAEDAYQAISDYLRSYWPSTGGAMYPQGSMKLGTVTALIHRNDEYDLDVVYRRDLDMSQIASATLKADLGDALDHFANECPQLELKLDDEGRRCWTFVHDTLPFHLDILPAIPRPDAGPNGIWATDTEGPEWHPSAPLDYANWFFGVLDDEWRAGAAWIAEHRQMAIDRLPRNAFKTTLQRTVQALKRHRDFYFIGDPANRPSSIIITTLAALSYEPAGDLFTVLCHIVGQMPDHVESRFGRHVIANPVAPAENFADRWIGHPIRAQRFFQWIEAAQRDFTAIGDAQNIDEVLRRTEFALGTRAADAARQELATGTSSTRTTMVTTRVPAGNDRFA
- a CDS encoding lysylphosphatidylglycerol synthase transmembrane domain-containing protein translates to MSIEPTTASAGTRHRPAATWMRRGAVTAAIVLFTVELVLGWPSLSAALSQLRAPHPGWLAGAVAAALVSMAMYARMQRRLLLSAGLHVPLYRNVALAYAAHSLNETLPGGPAFSTQFNYQQLRLFGATPAIATWCIALSGILSTTALALITAASALISGGTPRWYSLAALIAVTAAVVPGVLHITRRPTTMEALARAVLTPINRLRRHPDESGLDRFRGFISQLGSARLTAGHGAAAAAYAVLNWALDAVCLWVCFRAVSDNPIHPAPLLLAFCAGMAAGTITVIPGGLGVIDNALIFGLLAAGIDTATAIAAVVLYRIISFGLIIGAGWITWLFMRRRTSALSHHSAIHQVRELTNRFQ
- a CDS encoding ATP-binding domain-containing protein, encoding MLRQAGSLNAPPRAVRSSGIVPWDLAVTPTALTDATVQAVQRLQQRWSSGTVGVIAPEARIAGLRAALNSVPVLTATQFKGLEWDATVLVDPDGIAGEPRGWNGLYVALTRCTQELGQIRVV